A segment of the Aureliella helgolandensis genome:
GCTACCCAGACGTTTTCGCTGGAGGAATCCCACTCGCTTCGACCTACGGACATTTGACACTCCTCGAAAACCTCAGGTACGTACCGATGTTCTATGTGCAAGGTTCCGACGATTGGCCCATCTACGCCCAGGATGGTCCCCTGCGGATTATGAAGCGTCTCACGCAACTCGATTACGAGGCGGAGCTCTGGATGGTTCCAGATGTCGGCCATAACACGATGGCAGTTTCCACGCCCCGCGTCTTGGATTGGGCGCTGCAGCAGCGATTGGTAAAGCATCCACGGCATGTCACGCACCGCGCCTATTTGCCAATACATGGACGCGCTCACTGGTTAGAGATTGTATCGCTCCAGGAAATTGGACCCTTTGCGGAGATCGATGCCGAGGTTACTGGCCGACAGGATATTGTCGTGCATCGCTTGCGAAACATCGCTCAGTTCATTCTACGGCCTGCTCCGGAACTGCTCGATCTTTCTGCAGACATTCAGATTCGCGTCCCGGCAGCGGAGGCCACCGAAACGATTGCCGTACGCTGTGAGCCAGCGGAGCAAGTGCGGTTGGAGCGTAAGGAGGACGGTCGGTGGATGGCTGCGGTTGAGGCACGCGATTCCGTGCCATTCGCAAGCACTCGATTTGAAAAAATCGCTAGAGTTACCGCCATCCCCACCCCGCAGGGCGAGGCTGAAACGTCCCTGGGGAGTTGGACCACGGATGCGATACGCGAGGCAACCGGTACCGATATCGCGATTGAAACCGGGCGACATTATCGAGGATTGCCGGTTACCGTTGGACAGGAACTGGACTTATTCGACCTCCTCAACCTAATTCGGCCTTCCAATCGCGCGCTCGTTCGCTTCACGATCGATGGAGCCGGACTGCTAGAAATCCTGGAGGACAATATTCGCCAGCAGGAATCGTTCGACGGGCAATTTCTCGTACAAGTATCCGGCTGCCGATATGCATTTGATCGATCATTGCCCGCTGGCAAGCGGATTGTCGAGAGCGATATTAATCCCGAGCAAACGTACACAATCTCCTGTACTGAAAACTTGCTCAGTCGTGGCGATATGCTGCACTTGGCAGGACGACTGGGGGAGATCGATTACGAGACCCTCGAGCCAACTAATATTACTGCGATATGGCGTTATATCGCGAAGCACCAGGGGCGTGTCGATGCTCAGGTAGATGGTCGCATCCGTGACTTGGGTGGGAGTGCCCCGGAATGAGCGCTTGCAAGTAGCCCGCAAGTTCGCGGGTGAATCCAATCCAGCGAGTACGCTTTCCGCGTCGCAACTGACGACGACCTACTGAATCCCGATTTTTCTCCATGAAACAGTCATTGATTATGAAACCACGCTTCCATTCTTGGGGCCTAAGTATCGCGGCGATCGTCGTGCTGACGGGGCACTCGGCCATTCTGCCAGCGGCTGAGGAACGTGCCGCAGGCATTGAAATTTTGCAACCCGGCGTGCGATTGACGATTGTCG
Coding sequences within it:
- a CDS encoding 5'-nucleotidase C-terminal domain-containing protein, coding for MKLKLSATWSILLIVALMLSVQADERLADVDRKVRGPQDLSLTFRSDFDGTTVPYRLYLPSAYDGEQKLPLLVALHGTNGDSTKYFEHPEYGGGIYKREAEARGLAILCPSEGDPIGRPTEWRGVGELNVLAALQDVCQRFEIDRDRIVLTGQSMGGTGTTYLCCRYPDVFAGGIPLASTYGHLTLLENLRYVPMFYVQGSDDWPIYAQDGPLRIMKRLTQLDYEAELWMVPDVGHNTMAVSTPRVLDWALQQRLVKHPRHVTHRAYLPIHGRAHWLEIVSLQEIGPFAEIDAEVTGRQDIVVHRLRNIAQFILRPAPELLDLSADIQIRVPAAEATETIAVRCEPAEQVRLERKEDGRWMAAVEARDSVPFASTRFEKIARVTAIPTPQGEAETSLGSWTTDAIREATGTDIAIETGRHYRGLPVTVGQELDLFDLLNLIRPSNRALVRFTIDGAGLLEILEDNIRQQESFDGQFLVQVSGCRYAFDRSLPAGKRIVESDINPEQTYTISCTENLLSRGDMLHLAGRLGEIDYETLEPTNITAIWRYIAKHQGRVDAQVDGRIRDLGGSAPE